In one uncultured Methanoregula sp. genomic region, the following are encoded:
- a CDS encoding formylmethanofuran dehydrogenase subunit B, with amino-acid sequence MTKTITDVICPFCGTLCDDLEVIVSDDGKKLLEVNNSCAIGTEKFLHSQSPDRVTRPRLRQADGSWKEISYDEAAEYSAQMLAKAKKPLMFGWSSTNCEAQSVGNEIAEIAKACCDNTAATCHGTTLIAVQDIGLPTCTLGEVKNRADRIIFWGCNPAHAHPRHMSRYSIFPRGFFTGKGQMSRKMIVVDPRITDTAKMADVHLQVEQGRDYELLDALRVALKGEWLPDVVAGIPAAKIREAADVLKSGRFGIIFFGMGVTQSLSKNHNIDAAIALTKDLNEYTKFSIMPMRGHYNVTGSGEVFAWQFGFPYSVDLTRGFARYNPGDTSTIDLLARNEIDAMFTIGSDPGAHFPISAVRQIAKVPSVCVDPHLTPTSGVSKLHVPVAFNGVECGGNCYRMDNVPIDCRKVVEPPEGMLTDEQFLIKVRDRLKKLKGVA; translated from the coding sequence ATGACCAAGACCATTACTGATGTCATCTGCCCGTTCTGCGGGACACTCTGCGATGACCTTGAGGTTATTGTTTCGGACGACGGAAAGAAACTGCTCGAAGTAAACAATTCGTGTGCAATCGGTACCGAGAAGTTCCTCCACTCGCAGTCGCCCGACCGGGTCACCAGGCCCCGCCTTCGCCAGGCTGACGGCAGCTGGAAGGAGATCAGCTACGATGAAGCTGCTGAATACTCTGCACAGATGCTCGCCAAGGCAAAGAAGCCCCTGATGTTCGGCTGGTCCTCCACCAACTGCGAGGCCCAGAGCGTGGGGAACGAGATCGCCGAGATTGCCAAGGCCTGCTGCGATAACACCGCTGCAACCTGCCACGGCACCACCCTTATTGCCGTGCAGGATATCGGTCTCCCGACCTGTACCCTCGGTGAGGTCAAGAACCGTGCCGACCGCATCATCTTCTGGGGCTGCAACCCGGCGCACGCCCACCCCCGGCACATGTCCCGGTACTCTATCTTCCCCCGCGGGTTCTTCACCGGCAAGGGACAGATGAGCCGCAAGATGATTGTCGTTGACCCCCGTATTACCGACACCGCCAAGATGGCCGATGTCCACCTGCAGGTCGAACAGGGCAGGGACTATGAACTCCTCGACGCCCTCCGCGTTGCCCTCAAGGGCGAGTGGCTCCCGGATGTTGTTGCCGGTATTCCGGCAGCGAAGATCCGCGAGGCGGCCGATGTCTTAAAGAGCGGCCGGTTCGGTATCATCTTCTTCGGCATGGGTGTCACCCAGTCCCTTTCAAAGAACCACAACATCGACGCAGCCATTGCACTCACCAAAGACCTCAACGAGTACACGAAGTTCTCGATCATGCCGATGCGGGGCCACTACAATGTGACCGGCTCCGGAGAAGTCTTTGCCTGGCAGTTCGGGTTCCCGTACTCCGTTGACCTCACCCGCGGCTTTGCCCGTTACAACCCGGGCGACACGAGCACGATTGATCTCCTCGCCCGTAACGAGATCGACGCAATGTTCACCATAGGCAGCGACCCCGGTGCACACTTCCCGATCAGCGCAGTCCGGCAGATCGCGAAGGTTCCCTCGGTCTGCGTTGACCCGCACCTGACCCCGACTTCCGGTGTCTCCAAGCTTCACGTCCCCGTTGCCTTCAACGGTGTCGAATGTGGCGGCAACTGCTACCGCATGGACAATGTCCCGATCGACTGCCGCAAGGTTGTCGAGCCACCCGAGGGCATGCTCACTGACGAGCAGTTCCTCATCAAAGTCCGTGACCGCCTCAAGAAACTCAAGGGGGTAGCATAA
- a CDS encoding molybdopterin dinucleotide binding domain-containing protein, with product MAKSISVNLISGRTIQQGVAIESGKEKPSYRTACGIIEMDPVEFKALGVWKNTNVKVTSEFGSVVVKAVEATQGPHPGVAFIPMGPWANAVISPNTYSTGMPTFKGVPVTVEVAMNEPILLGIELVQKLCGVMVG from the coding sequence ATGGCAAAGTCAATTTCAGTCAACCTGATCTCCGGCAGGACCATCCAGCAGGGCGTTGCGATCGAGAGCGGCAAGGAGAAGCCCTCGTACCGCACTGCCTGCGGTATCATCGAGATGGACCCCGTCGAATTTAAAGCACTCGGAGTATGGAAGAACACCAACGTGAAGGTCACCAGTGAATTCGGCAGCGTCGTCGTAAAAGCTGTCGAAGCCACGCAGGGACCCCACCCGGGTGTCGCTTTCATCCCCATGGGCCCGTGGGCAAACGCTGTCATCAGCCCCAACACCTACTCCACCGGCATGCCGACCTTCAAGGGTGTACCAGTCACCGTGGAAGTTGCTATGAACGAACCGATCCTCCTGGGCATTGAACTTGTCCAGAAACTCTGCGGGGTGATGGTAGGATGA
- a CDS encoding 4Fe-4S binding protein, translated as MAFSVHINMEQCTGCGNCVVACPVDALELYTFDPATKEKIYAVRNGKSIHLDVKAELCAGCGVCVKACPYDVIRLSGKGEMIPTEA; from the coding sequence ATGGCGTTTTCTGTACATATAAACATGGAGCAATGCACCGGTTGTGGCAACTGTGTGGTTGCATGTCCGGTTGATGCACTCGAACTGTATACTTTCGACCCCGCAACAAAGGAGAAGATCTATGCAGTCCGTAACGGTAAGTCCATCCACCTGGATGTCAAGGCTGAGCTCTGCGCCGGCTGTGGTGTCTGTGTGAAGGCCTGCCCGTACGATGTGATCCGTCTCTCCGGTAAGGGAGAGATGATCCCAACCGAGGCCTGA